In Acidobacteriota bacterium, a single window of DNA contains:
- the otsB gene encoding trehalose-phosphatase, translating to MSSTSSPAAPRPGRVATRTTHALPWALHPDVRTVWLAAVTRGAPGVFLDYDGTLTPIADRPEQATLVASTRARLARLASRCPVTIVTGRDVAVVRDFVQLDEIGYAGCHGLDIEGAAGSGLRYEAAETLLPALDGAEADLRRGLSRTAGALVERKRYSVSTHYRLVGRGDTPRVEEVVATVARRYPELRRERGKKVFELRPDVAWDKGSAVGWLLSALSLDPGAATYIGDDETDEHAFELLDGAGVPIVVEHGDRPTSARYRVRDPREVTEVLDLLIEALALS from the coding sequence ATGTCCAGCACGAGTTCGCCGGCGGCGCCTCGGCCGGGGCGCGTTGCGACGCGGACCACCCATGCTCTGCCGTGGGCCCTGCATCCGGACGTGCGCACCGTATGGCTCGCCGCGGTCACGCGCGGGGCGCCGGGCGTGTTCCTCGACTACGACGGCACCCTCACGCCGATCGCCGATCGGCCGGAGCAGGCCACGCTCGTCGCGTCCACCCGGGCGCGGCTCGCCCGACTGGCGTCCCGCTGCCCGGTGACCATCGTTACCGGCCGCGACGTCGCCGTCGTGCGGGATTTCGTGCAACTCGATGAGATCGGCTACGCCGGCTGCCACGGCCTGGACATCGAGGGGGCGGCCGGCAGCGGCCTGCGCTACGAGGCGGCGGAAACGTTGCTGCCCGCGCTGGACGGCGCCGAGGCCGATCTGCGGCGGGGATTGTCGCGCACGGCGGGCGCGCTGGTGGAGCGCAAGCGCTACAGCGTTTCCACGCACTACCGGCTCGTCGGCCGGGGCGACACGCCGCGCGTTGAAGAGGTGGTCGCCACCGTGGCGCGCCGCTACCCGGAGCTGCGCCGCGAGCGGGGAAAGAAGGTGTTCGAGTTGCGTCCGGACGTGGCGTGGGACAAGGGAAGCGCCGTCGGGTGGCTGCTCTCCGCCCTGTCGCTGGATCCCGGGGCGGCCACCTACATCGGCGACGACGAAACCGACGAGCACGCGTTCGAGCTGCTCGACGGCGCCGGTGTTCCCATCGTCGTCGAGCACGGCGACCGTCCCACGAGCGCGCGCTATCGCGTACGCGACCCCCGTGAGGTGACCGAGGTTCTGGATCTCCTGATCGAAGCGCTGGCGTTGTCCTGA
- a CDS encoding membrane dipeptidase produces the protein MAPRTANGSLALALAAAIAGGCALGTPEERAERALTNRATAIHERVLTLDSHIDIPLNFATRAVDPGVSADFQVDLPKMRAGGLDAGFFIVYVGQTERTPENEAQARADAMTKFEAIHRMAEELYPDEIEIAYTAADVERIAGSGKLVAAIGIENGYVIGRALSLLETYHELGARYMTLAHGGHNDIADSATPREALGDGEAEHDGVSAFGEQVIAEMNRLGMLVDVSHISKAAMLDAVRLSEAPVIASHSSMHALMPHPRNLDDEQLRALAANGGVVQTVALGAFLSEVAARRAAEYRNIRGAFGMIPGQQPEDLGAEPYEDYLGRVEALDARWPDATVADFVDHIDHAVDLIGIDHVGISADFDGGGGVLGWYDASETLNVTVELVRRGYSEEDIARLWGGNLLRVWGEAEAVAARLGR, from the coding sequence ATGGCCCCCAGGACGGCGAACGGATCACTGGCGCTGGCGCTCGCCGCCGCGATCGCCGGCGGGTGCGCCCTCGGGACGCCGGAGGAGCGCGCGGAGAGGGCGCTCACCAACCGCGCGACCGCGATTCACGAGCGTGTGTTGACGCTCGACTCGCACATCGACATCCCGCTCAACTTCGCCACCCGCGCCGTCGACCCCGGGGTGTCCGCCGACTTCCAGGTGGACCTGCCGAAGATGCGCGCCGGCGGGCTCGACGCCGGGTTCTTCATCGTCTACGTCGGCCAGACGGAGCGCACGCCCGAGAACGAGGCGCAGGCCAGGGCGGACGCGATGACGAAGTTCGAAGCGATCCACCGCATGGCCGAAGAGCTGTACCCGGACGAGATCGAGATCGCGTACACCGCGGCCGACGTGGAGCGGATTGCCGGCAGCGGGAAGCTGGTGGCGGCGATCGGCATCGAGAACGGGTACGTCATCGGCCGCGCTCTCTCTCTTCTGGAGACCTATCACGAGCTCGGCGCCCGCTACATGACGCTGGCGCACGGCGGACACAACGACATCGCGGACTCTGCGACGCCGCGCGAGGCGCTGGGCGACGGGGAGGCCGAGCACGACGGCGTGAGCGCGTTCGGGGAGCAGGTCATCGCGGAGATGAACCGCCTCGGGATGCTGGTCGACGTGTCGCACATCTCGAAGGCGGCCATGCTTGACGCGGTGCGTCTGTCCGAGGCGCCGGTCATCGCCTCGCATTCGAGCATGCACGCCCTGATGCCGCATCCGCGTAACCTGGACGACGAGCAGCTCCGGGCGCTGGCCGCCAACGGGGGCGTGGTTCAGACGGTGGCGCTCGGCGCTTTTCTGTCCGAGGTCGCTGCCCGGCGCGCCGCGGAGTACCGCAACATCCGCGGCGCATTCGGCATGATTCCGGGCCAGCAGCCCGAAGACCTCGGCGCCGAGCCGTACGAGGACTACCTGGGCCGGGTCGAGGCGCTGGACGCGCGCTGGCCCGATGCCACCGTCGCCGATTTCGTGGACCACATCGACCACGCGGTCGACCTGATCGGCATCGACCACGTCGGGATCAGTGCGGATTTCGACGGCGGCGGCGGCGTTCTGGGCTGGTACGACGCGAGCGAGACGCTCAACGTCACCGTCGAGCTCGTGCGGCGCGGCTACAGCGAAGAGGACATCGCCAGGCTGTGGGGCGGGAATCTGCTGCGCGTCTGGGGCGAGGCGGAAGCGGTGGCCGCGCGGCTCGGCCGGTAG
- the phoU gene encoding phosphate signaling complex protein PhoU, producing the protein MPRAADELNQLKTRLLAMGGEAEEQVRAAVRALVDGDLGLAERVLCGDEPINRLHMEIDKRCYDLLVEHHPSATDVRVVVSGVKINSDLERIGDVAVNIAEAAFSYLQHPPVKPLIDIPRMAEHAQGMLRDALNAYVRHATDMAYDVLDRDDTLDGLKDQVFRELLRYMVQNPATTEPALDLILISRHLERIGDHATNIAEEVIFMVSGQDVRHHAQEGRDPTEH; encoded by the coding sequence GTGCCGCGCGCCGCCGATGAACTCAACCAGTTGAAAACGCGCCTGCTCGCGATGGGCGGCGAAGCGGAAGAGCAGGTGCGCGCGGCGGTGCGGGCGCTCGTCGACGGCGATCTGGGGCTTGCCGAGCGGGTCCTCTGCGGCGACGAACCGATCAATCGCCTGCACATGGAGATCGACAAGCGCTGCTACGATCTGCTGGTCGAGCATCATCCGTCGGCCACCGACGTGCGCGTGGTCGTCTCGGGCGTGAAGATCAACAGCGATCTCGAGCGCATCGGCGACGTCGCCGTCAACATCGCGGAGGCGGCCTTCAGCTATCTGCAGCACCCGCCGGTCAAGCCGCTCATCGACATCCCCCGGATGGCCGAGCACGCGCAGGGCATGCTGCGGGACGCCCTCAATGCGTACGTGCGTCACGCCACCGATATGGCTTACGACGTGCTCGACCGGGACGATACCCTGGACGGGCTCAAGGACCAGGTGTTTCGGGAGTTGCTGCGGTACATGGTGCAGAACCCGGCCACGACCGAACCGGCGCTCGACCTCATCCTGATCTCCCGCCATCTGGAACGCATCGGCGATCACGCCACCAACATCGCCGAAGAGGTGATCTTCATGGTGTCGGGCCAGGACGTCCGGCATCATGCGCAGGAGGGGAGGGACCCCACTGAGCACTGA
- a CDS encoding non-canonical purine NTP pyrophosphatase has translation MKGRPASGAIVQAQTARTVVVATTNAHKLAEITRILDGLAYAVRPVTAYATGPTPEETAQTFAGNARLKALHYGRLVPHLTVADDSGLEIEGLDGEPGVHSARFNGATYREKFDVIYSRLRARGALASPARFVCAVAAAEGNRIVFEATATIEGRIARMPAGHAGFGYDPIFFYPPYGCTLAEVSADRKAAVSHRGRAFRKLRVFIESRTAPP, from the coding sequence CTGAAGGGCCGCCCCGCGAGCGGTGCGATCGTGCAGGCCCAGACCGCCCGGACCGTCGTCGTCGCCACGACCAACGCTCACAAGCTCGCCGAAATCACGCGCATTCTCGACGGTCTGGCGTATGCGGTCCGCCCGGTGACCGCCTACGCTACCGGACCGACGCCCGAAGAAACCGCGCAGACCTTCGCCGGAAACGCGCGGCTGAAGGCCCTGCACTACGGGCGGCTCGTACCGCATCTGACGGTGGCGGACGACTCCGGACTCGAGATCGAGGGTCTCGACGGCGAACCGGGCGTCCACTCGGCGCGATTCAACGGCGCGACGTACCGCGAGAAGTTCGACGTCATCTACTCGCGCCTGCGCGCTCGCGGCGCGCTCGCCAGCCCCGCGCGGTTCGTCTGCGCCGTGGCGGCGGCCGAGGGGAACCGCATCGTGTTCGAAGCCACCGCCACGATCGAGGGCCGGATCGCCCGGATGCCGGCCGGCCACGCCGGCTTCGGCTACGACCCGATCTTCTTCTACCCGCCGTACGGCTGCACGCTCGCCGAGGTCTCGGCCGACCGGAAGGCTGCGGTCAGCCACCGCGGGCGCGCGTTCCGCAAGCTGCGGGTCTTCATCGAATCCCGGACTGCACCCCCCTAA
- a CDS encoding response regulator transcription factor encodes MRRRGGTPLSTEPPAVAPHDAEAPSNRRSIDSADLVLVVEDDPDIAELVAHQLHKAGYASEILTSGSDVMPLVRERPPALVVLDLMLPGRNGLDVCRSIRADPKTSGVPIIMLTAKTDETDRIVGLELGGDDYVTKPFSPKELVARVGAVLRRARREQPPPSLLRFGPVTVDTDRHLVTCDGRDVRLTAKEFLLLRYLIEHRGRVHSRDVLLSDVWGYAYTGGTRTVDVHIRRLREKLPALAGAIVTVKQFGYKLIEEEADLPARP; translated from the coding sequence ATGCGCAGGAGGGGAGGGACCCCACTGAGCACTGAACCGCCGGCCGTCGCGCCGCACGACGCAGAAGCACCTTCCAACCGCCGGTCCATCGACAGCGCCGACCTCGTGCTCGTGGTCGAGGACGATCCGGACATCGCGGAGCTGGTCGCGCACCAGCTCCACAAGGCCGGTTACGCGTCCGAGATCCTCACCTCCGGCTCGGACGTCATGCCGCTCGTCCGGGAGCGGCCGCCGGCGCTGGTGGTGCTCGACCTGATGTTGCCGGGCCGCAACGGGCTCGACGTCTGCCGCTCCATCCGCGCCGATCCGAAGACGTCGGGCGTGCCGATCATCATGCTGACGGCCAAGACCGACGAGACCGACCGCATCGTCGGTCTGGAGCTGGGCGGCGACGACTACGTCACCAAGCCTTTCAGTCCGAAGGAGCTGGTGGCGCGCGTCGGCGCGGTGCTGCGGCGGGCGCGGCGCGAGCAGCCGCCCCCGAGCCTGCTCCGCTTCGGGCCCGTCACGGTCGACACCGACCGGCACCTGGTTACGTGCGACGGCCGGGACGTGCGACTGACGGCGAAGGAGTTCCTGCTCCTGCGCTACCTGATCGAGCATCGTGGGCGGGTCCATTCGCGAGACGTCCTGCTCTCCGACGTCTGGGGCTATGCCTACACCGGCGGCACGCGCACCGTCGACGTCCACATCCGCCGGCTGCGCGAGAAGCTTCCGGCGCTGGCCGGCGCCATCGTCACGGTGAAGCAGTTCGGTTACAAGCTCATCGAGGAAGAAGCAGACCTGCCGGCCCGGCCATGA
- a CDS encoding HAMP domain-containing protein, whose product MRLRTRLFAAAFGIAGLSLLLAAALVAWLLERQLLDRITTDLLAEARLVADLVARSGPTPTVDELDREADSLGMSLGARVTIIEPGGRVVGDTAEDGSSLAAMENHGARPEIELARTAGVGVTRRYSTTVERDLLYAAVRMDHPGVGFVRLALPLTAVDDQIATVQRGTAGGLLLALAGALVLAWVTSAAMSRRVSAIAAVARRYAAGDLNPQSGPYGDDEIGTVARALDASVQELGRRLAELSRNRRLTDAILGSMTEGVLVVDARGRVKMANEAVRRLLQIEATPVDRHYVELIRHPEVAKQIGRALEAGGSSQTEITLSTEPVRVCLASAAPYTEQDEPGVVIVLHDVSDYRRAVQIRQDFVANVSHELRTPLTAIRGAVDALADETEVAVRQRFLDIVARHTNRMERLVTDLLRLARLDAGQEVLHPDTCNTATVFSSVAAELAAVLEVKEQRVQSRIEPGAERLVVDPVKIHDVIRNLVENAAHYAPERSVIELEAAAGDSGSGVVLRVSDRGPGIPDTDLSRVFERFYRVEHSRARNPGGTGLGLAIVKHLVVLHDGTIEAAHRAGGGSVFTIILPVRAAGDGGPGAAVRQPVSVRGVQSGIR is encoded by the coding sequence ATGAGACTGCGCACCAGGTTGTTTGCGGCGGCGTTCGGCATCGCGGGGCTGAGCCTGCTGCTGGCCGCTGCGCTCGTGGCGTGGCTGCTCGAGCGCCAGCTCCTCGACCGCATCACGACGGACCTGCTGGCCGAGGCGCGGCTGGTGGCCGACCTCGTCGCGCGGAGCGGGCCGACGCCCACGGTCGACGAGCTGGACCGGGAGGCCGATTCGCTCGGCATGAGTCTCGGCGCACGGGTGACGATCATCGAGCCGGGCGGGCGCGTCGTCGGCGATACGGCCGAGGACGGTTCTTCGCTGGCGGCGATGGAGAACCACGGCGCCCGGCCCGAGATCGAGCTCGCCCGGACCGCCGGCGTCGGCGTGACGCGCCGCTACAGCACGACCGTAGAGCGCGACCTGCTGTACGCGGCAGTGCGCATGGATCATCCCGGCGTCGGGTTCGTCCGGCTGGCGCTTCCCTTGACCGCGGTCGACGACCAGATCGCTACCGTGCAGCGGGGTACGGCCGGTGGGCTGTTGCTGGCACTGGCCGGGGCGCTCGTCCTGGCCTGGGTCACCTCGGCCGCGATGAGCCGGCGTGTCAGTGCGATCGCGGCGGTGGCGCGCCGCTACGCGGCGGGGGATCTGAATCCGCAGAGCGGTCCGTACGGGGACGACGAGATCGGCACGGTGGCCCGGGCGCTCGACGCCTCCGTTCAGGAGCTCGGCCGCCGGCTCGCGGAGCTGTCGCGGAACCGCCGGCTGACGGACGCGATTCTCGGCAGCATGACCGAGGGCGTGCTCGTCGTGGACGCGCGTGGGCGAGTGAAGATGGCGAACGAAGCGGTCCGCCGCCTGCTGCAGATCGAGGCGACGCCGGTCGACCGGCACTACGTCGAGTTGATCCGCCATCCGGAGGTCGCGAAACAGATCGGGCGTGCGCTCGAGGCCGGCGGGTCCAGCCAGACGGAGATCACGCTGAGCACCGAGCCGGTCAGAGTCTGTCTGGCGAGCGCGGCGCCGTACACCGAACAGGACGAGCCGGGCGTGGTAATCGTCCTGCACGACGTGAGCGACTACCGCCGTGCGGTGCAGATCCGCCAGGACTTCGTGGCCAACGTCTCCCACGAGCTGCGGACGCCGCTGACGGCGATTCGCGGCGCCGTCGACGCGTTGGCGGACGAGACGGAGGTCGCGGTGCGCCAGCGGTTCCTGGATATCGTCGCGCGTCATACGAACCGCATGGAGAGGTTGGTCACGGACCTGCTGCGCCTCGCCCGCCTGGATGCCGGACAGGAGGTTCTGCATCCCGACACGTGCAACACGGCGACGGTCTTTTCGAGCGTCGCCGCCGAGCTTGCGGCCGTGCTGGAGGTGAAGGAGCAACGTGTGCAGTCGCGCATCGAGCCGGGCGCCGAGCGGCTGGTGGTCGACCCCGTCAAGATCCACGACGTCATCAGAAACCTCGTCGAGAACGCCGCGCACTACGCGCCCGAGCGCAGTGTGATCGAGCTGGAAGCCGCGGCCGGGGATTCCGGGAGCGGCGTGGTCCTGCGGGTGTCCGATCGCGGGCCGGGCATCCCGGACACCGATCTGTCGCGCGTATTCGAGCGCTTCTACCGCGTCGAGCATTCCAGGGCCCGAAATCCCGGCGGAACCGGACTCGGTCTCGCCATCGTGAAGCACCTCGTCGTCCTGCACGACGGAACGATCGAGGCGGCGCATCGCGCCGGTGGGGGTTCCGTCTTCACGATCATCCTGCCGGTTCGTGCGGCCGGTGACGGCGGTCCGGGAGCGGCTGTCCGGCAGCCCGTCAGCGTTAGGGGGGTGCAGTCCGGGATTCGATGA